Proteins from one Faecalibacterium sp. I3-3-33 genomic window:
- a CDS encoding phosphoribosylformylglycinamidine synthase: protein MVYRIYVEKKPGFDVEANGLKNELTSLLGIKDLTGLRLLNRYDVEGIDEALFNQCVSTVFSEPPVDNTYAELPAAEGVSFAVEYLPGQFDQRAASAAECIQLISQGERPLVRSARVYLLEGALTPEQVAEIKKYVINPVEAREASLETKETLKMDYPVPAAVAVLEGFNQLDEAGLAKFIEEKGLAMDLGDIKFCQEYFRSEQRDPTITEIKMIDTYWSDHCRHTTFGTILDDVQIDDAVVQEAFDRYMAMRTELGRENKPRCMMDLATIGAKELKKQGILKNLDESEEINACTVKIKCDVNGKDEDWLFLFKNETHNHPTEIEPFGGAATCIGGAIRDPLSGRSYVYQAMRVTGAGDPLKPVSETMPGKLPQRKLVTTAAAGYSSYGNQIGLATGQVDEIYHPGYVAKRMEIGAVVGATPASHVRRECPAPGDVIVLLGGRTGRDGIGGATGSSKAHKLDSLEHCGAEVQKGNAPIERKLQRLFRREDACKMIKRCNDFGAGGVSVAIGELADGLYIDLNKVTKKYEGLDGTELAISESQERMAVALAPEDVDKFIAIATEENLEATPVAKVTEEKRLNMVWNGVSIVNISREFLNSNGAEKHQNVHVEKGSVWQPQWAGLTFSQKMKSMVGDLNVCSKKGLSERFDSTIGAATVLMPFGGAYQLTPQNAMVAKLPVDGETTTCSGMAWGYNPYLMSANQYVGARMAVIESVTKLVATGFRYEDAYLTFQEYFERLGNKPERWGKPLAALLGALDAQIGLGIASIGGKDSMSGSFEQLDVPPTLVSFATAIGKASRVISTEFKKPESTVVLVRPIIDPETGCPNFFSLKANYKIVENMIEEGMVASACSVGYGGIAEALFKMGLGNRIGFKMRANMTTHQMFEPMYGSIILEMVSDSPAGMLLGETTKEYTFESCGEKLDMAELQEIWESKLEPVYPYRKAGSAVEKINGSLTAPAAPKIGVAKPKVIIPVFPGTNCEYDTAKAFARAGADPEILVVRNLTPADVAESCEALVKAIDASQIVMLPGGFSGGDEPDGSAKFIASFFRNPAVTEAVRRLLQQRDGLMLGICNGFQALIKLGLVPYGDIRPITACDPTLTFNTIGRHQSMLVHTRVASTGSPWLSKCEVGEMHTIAISHGEGRFVAPQEVLDTMLRNGQVATQYVDLTGVPTMDQRFNPNGSVLAIEGITSPDGRVFGKMGHSERSGEYLYKNVTGDKYQPIFEGGVDYFKV from the coding sequence ATGGTCTATCGTATTTATGTGGAAAAAAAGCCCGGCTTTGATGTCGAGGCAAACGGTCTGAAAAACGAGCTCACCAGCCTGCTGGGCATCAAGGACCTGACCGGTCTGCGCCTGCTGAACCGCTACGATGTGGAAGGCATCGACGAGGCACTGTTCAACCAGTGCGTCAGCACCGTGTTCAGCGAGCCGCCGGTGGATAACACCTACGCCGAGCTGCCCGCTGCCGAGGGCGTGTCCTTCGCGGTGGAGTATCTGCCCGGTCAGTTCGACCAGCGCGCAGCTTCTGCTGCTGAGTGCATCCAGCTCATCAGTCAGGGCGAGCGCCCGCTGGTGCGCTCTGCTCGCGTCTACCTGCTGGAGGGTGCTCTGACCCCCGAGCAGGTGGCCGAAATTAAGAAGTATGTCATCAACCCTGTGGAAGCCCGCGAGGCTTCTCTGGAGACCAAAGAGACCCTGAAGATGGATTACCCTGTGCCCGCTGCCGTGGCAGTGCTGGAGGGCTTCAACCAGCTGGACGAGGCTGGCCTTGCCAAGTTCATCGAGGAAAAGGGTCTGGCCATGGATCTGGGCGACATCAAGTTCTGTCAGGAGTACTTCCGCTCCGAGCAGCGCGACCCCACCATCACCGAGATCAAGATGATCGACACCTACTGGTCCGATCACTGCCGCCACACCACCTTCGGCACCATTCTGGACGATGTGCAGATCGACGACGCCGTGGTGCAGGAAGCTTTTGACCGCTACATGGCTATGCGCACCGAGCTGGGCCGCGAGAACAAGCCCCGCTGCATGATGGACCTTGCCACCATTGGTGCCAAGGAGCTGAAGAAGCAGGGCATCCTGAAGAATCTGGACGAGTCTGAGGAGATCAATGCCTGCACCGTCAAGATCAAGTGCGATGTCAACGGCAAGGACGAGGACTGGCTGTTCCTGTTCAAGAACGAGACCCACAACCACCCCACCGAGATCGAGCCCTTCGGCGGCGCTGCCACCTGCATCGGCGGTGCCATCCGCGACCCGCTGTCCGGCCGCAGCTATGTCTATCAGGCTATGCGCGTCACCGGCGCAGGCGATCCGCTCAAGCCGGTCAGCGAGACCATGCCCGGCAAGCTGCCCCAGCGCAAGCTGGTCACCACCGCAGCCGCCGGTTACTCCTCCTACGGCAACCAGATCGGTCTGGCTACCGGTCAGGTGGACGAGATCTACCACCCCGGTTATGTGGCAAAGCGCATGGAGATCGGCGCTGTTGTGGGCGCTACCCCTGCCTCCCACGTCCGCCGCGAGTGCCCCGCCCCCGGCGATGTGATCGTGCTGCTGGGCGGCCGCACCGGCCGTGACGGCATCGGCGGCGCTACCGGCTCCTCCAAGGCACACAAGCTGGACAGCCTTGAGCACTGCGGTGCTGAAGTGCAGAAGGGCAATGCGCCCATCGAGCGCAAGCTGCAGCGCCTGTTCCGTCGCGAGGACGCCTGCAAGATGATCAAGCGCTGCAACGACTTTGGTGCCGGCGGCGTTTCCGTTGCCATCGGCGAACTGGCCGACGGTCTGTATATCGATCTGAATAAGGTCACCAAAAAGTACGAGGGTCTGGATGGCACCGAGCTGGCCATCAGCGAGAGCCAGGAGCGCATGGCTGTGGCGCTTGCCCCGGAGGATGTGGACAAGTTCATCGCCATTGCCACCGAGGAGAACCTCGAGGCTACCCCTGTGGCCAAGGTCACCGAGGAAAAACGCCTGAACATGGTGTGGAACGGCGTTTCCATCGTGAACATCAGCCGTGAGTTCCTGAACTCCAACGGTGCAGAAAAGCACCAGAACGTCCATGTGGAAAAGGGCAGCGTCTGGCAGCCCCAGTGGGCCGGCCTGACCTTCAGCCAGAAGATGAAGTCCATGGTGGGCGATCTGAACGTCTGCAGCAAGAAGGGTCTTTCCGAGCGGTTCGACTCCACCATCGGCGCTGCCACCGTGCTCATGCCCTTTGGCGGTGCATACCAGCTGACCCCCCAGAACGCCATGGTAGCCAAACTGCCGGTGGACGGCGAGACCACTACCTGCTCCGGCATGGCATGGGGCTATAACCCCTATCTGATGAGCGCCAACCAGTATGTGGGTGCACGGATGGCTGTTATTGAGAGCGTGACCAAGCTGGTCGCCACCGGCTTCCGCTACGAGGACGCCTACCTGACCTTCCAGGAGTACTTCGAGCGTCTGGGCAACAAGCCCGAGCGCTGGGGCAAGCCGCTGGCTGCCCTGCTGGGCGCACTGGATGCACAGATCGGTCTGGGCATTGCCTCCATCGGCGGCAAGGACAGTATGTCCGGCTCCTTTGAGCAGCTGGATGTGCCTCCCACGCTGGTGTCCTTTGCCACTGCCATTGGTAAGGCAAGCCGCGTAATCTCTACTGAGTTCAAGAAGCCCGAGAGTACCGTGGTGCTCGTGCGGCCCATCATCGACCCGGAGACCGGCTGCCCCAACTTCTTCTCCCTGAAGGCCAACTACAAGATCGTGGAGAACATGATCGAGGAGGGCATGGTCGCCTCTGCCTGCTCCGTGGGCTACGGCGGCATTGCCGAGGCGCTGTTCAAGATGGGTCTGGGCAACCGCATCGGCTTTAAGATGCGTGCGAACATGACCACCCACCAGATGTTCGAGCCCATGTACGGCTCCATCATTCTGGAAATGGTGTCCGATTCTCCCGCCGGTATGCTGCTGGGCGAGACCACCAAGGAGTACACCTTCGAGTCCTGCGGTGAAAAGCTGGATATGGCCGAGCTGCAGGAGATTTGGGAGAGCAAGCTGGAGCCTGTGTATCCCTACCGCAAGGCCGGTTCTGCCGTGGAGAAGATCAACGGCAGCCTGACCGCTCCCGCCGCACCCAAGATCGGTGTGGCAAAGCCCAAGGTCATCATCCCGGTGTTCCCCGGCACCAACTGCGAGTACGACACCGCCAAGGCCTTTGCCCGCGCCGGTGCCGACCCCGAAATTCTGGTGGTGCGCAACCTGACCCCCGCCGACGTTGCCGAGAGCTGCGAGGCACTGGTCAAGGCTATTGACGCAAGCCAGATCGTCATGCTGCCCGGCGGCTTCTCCGGCGGCGACGAGCCGGACGGCAGCGCCAAGTTCATCGCCTCCTTCTTCCGCAACCCTGCGGTCACCGAGGCTGTGCGCCGTCTGCTGCAGCAGCGCGACGGCCTGATGCTGGGCATCTGCAACGGCTTCCAGGCTCTAATCAAGCTGGGTCTGGTACCCTACGGCGATATCCGCCCCATCACCGCCTGCGACCCCACCCTGACCTTCAACACCATCGGCCGTCACCAGAGCATGCTGGTGCACACTCGTGTGGCTTCCACCGGCAGCCCGTGGCTCAGCAAGTGCGAGGTGGGCGAGATGCACACCATCGCCATCAGCCACGGCGAGGGCCGCTTTGTGGCGCCGCAGGAGGTGCTGGACACCATGCTGCGCAACGGTCAGGTGGCTACCCAGTATGTGGATCTGACCGGTGTGCCCACCATGGATCAGCGTTTCAACCCCAACGGCTCTGTGCTGGCTATCGAGGGCATCACCAGCCCGGACGGCCGCGTGTTCGGCAAGATGGGTCACTCGGAGCGCAGCGGCGAGTACCTGTACAAGAACGTCACCGGCGATAAATACCAGCCGATCTTTGAGGGCGGCGTGGACTATTTCAAGGTTTGA
- the purD gene encoding phosphoribosylamine--glycine ligase, whose amino-acid sequence MAEKILVVGGGGREHAIIKALKKSPDCGEIWCAPGNGGISYDAKCKNIKATDVDTMVGFAVEEKFDYVVVAQDDPLALGMVDALAKVGIPAFGPDKAAARIEASKVFSKDLMKKYGIPTAKYETFDDPAKVMDYIRAEGKYPVVIKADGLALGKGVLICENEQQAADGVKEIMLDKKFGASGNHVVVEEFLTGPEVSVLSFTDGKVVKPMVSSMDHKRANDHDTGLNTGGMGTIAPNPYYTPEVAAECMEKIFLPTIRAMNAEGCPFKGCLYFGLMLTPDGPKVIEYNCRFGDPETQVVLPLLESDLLHIMQACTDGTLAQQEVKFSDGAAACVILASGGYPVAYEKGKPISGLVDGQLPGEENVTVYHSGTAITEDGQLVTNGGRVLGVTATGPRLTNALSHAYEAAEKISFEKLHKRSDIGLRALKALAEKQ is encoded by the coding sequence ATGGCTGAAAAAATTCTGGTAGTGGGCGGCGGCGGCCGCGAGCACGCCATCATCAAGGCACTGAAAAAGAGCCCCGACTGCGGCGAGATCTGGTGCGCACCGGGTAACGGCGGCATCAGCTATGACGCCAAGTGCAAAAACATCAAGGCCACCGATGTGGATACTATGGTGGGCTTTGCAGTGGAAGAAAAGTTCGATTACGTTGTGGTGGCGCAGGATGACCCTCTTGCACTGGGCATGGTGGACGCGCTGGCAAAGGTGGGTATCCCCGCCTTTGGCCCGGACAAGGCTGCTGCCCGCATCGAGGCCTCCAAGGTGTTCTCCAAGGACCTGATGAAGAAATACGGCATCCCTACCGCAAAGTACGAGACCTTCGATGACCCCGCAAAGGTCATGGACTACATCCGCGCCGAGGGCAAGTACCCGGTGGTCATCAAGGCAGACGGTCTTGCACTGGGTAAGGGCGTGCTCATCTGCGAAAACGAGCAGCAGGCCGCTGATGGCGTCAAGGAGATCATGCTGGACAAAAAGTTCGGCGCATCCGGCAACCATGTGGTGGTGGAAGAGTTCCTCACCGGGCCGGAGGTCAGCGTGCTGAGCTTTACGGACGGCAAGGTGGTCAAGCCCATGGTCTCCAGCATGGACCATAAGCGCGCCAACGACCACGACACCGGCCTGAACACCGGCGGCATGGGCACCATTGCCCCTAACCCCTACTACACCCCGGAAGTGGCTGCGGAGTGCATGGAAAAGATCTTCCTGCCCACCATCCGCGCCATGAACGCCGAGGGCTGCCCCTTCAAGGGCTGCCTGTACTTCGGCCTCATGCTCACCCCGGACGGCCCCAAGGTCATCGAGTATAACTGCCGCTTCGGCGACCCCGAAACGCAGGTGGTGCTGCCGTTGCTGGAAAGCGACCTGCTGCACATCATGCAGGCCTGCACCGACGGTACGCTGGCACAGCAGGAGGTCAAGTTCTCCGATGGTGCTGCGGCCTGCGTGATTCTGGCCTCCGGCGGCTACCCTGTGGCCTACGAGAAGGGCAAGCCCATCTCCGGCCTTGTGGACGGTCAGCTGCCCGGCGAGGAGAACGTGACGGTGTACCACTCCGGTACTGCCATCACCGAGGACGGCCAGCTGGTGACCAACGGCGGCCGCGTGCTGGGCGTTACCGCCACCGGCCCGCGCCTGACCAACGCCCTGAGCCACGCCTATGAAGCAGCCGAAAAGATCAGCTTTGAAAAGCTGCATAAGCGCAGCGATATCGGCCTGCGTGCCCTGAAAGCGCTGGCAGAGAAGCAGTAA
- the ftsE gene encoding cell division ATP-binding protein FtsE, which produces MIDFEHVSKEYKKGGRLALEDINFHVDEGEFVFLLGHSGAGKSTLLKLILREALPTSGKVTVLGKDVAKLRRHKIPYLRRQMGIIFQDFRLIPSMTVYENVAFAMHVLNVPRKEIRPRVEYILELVHLEDKAKCYPDTLSGGEQQRVAVARALVHNPKLVIADEPTGNIDPELSQEMMQLLERVSKMGITVLVVTHEHELVHRFHQRVVTLSHGRIISDVPADPVAAAEDDLSLDVAAFDADDASVAKKEVATV; this is translated from the coding sequence ATGATCGATTTTGAACACGTTTCCAAAGAATATAAAAAGGGCGGACGCCTTGCACTGGAGGATATCAACTTCCATGTGGATGAAGGCGAGTTCGTCTTTCTGCTGGGGCACTCCGGCGCGGGCAAATCCACCTTGCTCAAGCTGATCCTGCGGGAGGCACTGCCTACCTCCGGCAAGGTGACCGTGCTGGGTAAGGATGTTGCCAAGCTGCGCCGCCATAAGATCCCTTACCTGCGCCGTCAGATGGGCATCATCTTTCAGGACTTCCGGCTGATCCCCAGCATGACCGTATACGAGAACGTGGCCTTTGCCATGCACGTCCTCAATGTGCCCCGCAAGGAGATCCGTCCCCGCGTGGAGTACATTCTGGAGCTGGTGCATCTGGAGGACAAAGCCAAGTGCTACCCGGATACCCTTTCCGGTGGCGAGCAGCAGCGTGTAGCTGTGGCGCGCGCGCTGGTACATAACCCCAAGCTGGTCATTGCAGACGAGCCTACCGGCAACATCGACCCGGAACTGAGCCAGGAAATGATGCAGCTGCTGGAGCGGGTGAGCAAGATGGGCATCACGGTGCTGGTGGTCACCCACGAGCACGAGCTGGTGCACCGTTTCCATCAGCGTGTGGTCACCCTGAGCCATGGGCGCATCATCTCGGACGTGCCCGCAGACCCCGTGGCTGCCGCCGAGGACGATCTTTCGCTGGATGTTGCCGCCTTTGATGCGGACGATGCGTCCGTTGCCAAAAAGGAGGTGGCTACCGTATGA
- the purB gene encoding adenylosuccinate lyase, whose protein sequence is MSQHDRYISPFSTRYASDEMQYIFSDDNKFRTWRRLWVALARAEMNQGLTNITPDMVAELEAHVDDINYEVAIEREKLVRHDVMSHVYAYGQQCPKAAGIIHLGATSCYVGDNTDIIVMRQGLELVRKKLVGVLAKLAHFAKEYKDMPCMAYTHCQPAQPTTVGKRATLWANELVMDLAEIDHRLATLQLRGVKGTTGTQASFMELFKGDADKIRAVDASIAKEMGFDPKAVVPVSGQTYSRKVDAFILNALAGIGQSCMKFATDLRLLANFKEMEEPFEKNQIGSSAMPYKRNPMRCERICALARYLMVDVLNPSFTTGCQWFERTLDDSANKRVAMAEGFLATDAILNIMLNVTDGLVVYPKVVRSRLMAELPFMASENIMMQAVEKGGNRQELHERLRQHAIAAGKQVKEEGLPNDMVDRIAADPAFGLTREEIVAGLVPENFVGRAPQQVEEFIANVLQPIFDADPEDVEQHASLSV, encoded by the coding sequence ATGTCACAGCATGATCGCTATATCAGCCCTTTTTCCACCCGCTACGCTTCCGATGAGATGCAGTACATCTTCTCGGACGACAACAAGTTCCGCACTTGGCGGCGGCTGTGGGTGGCGCTGGCTCGTGCCGAAATGAATCAGGGCCTGACCAACATCACCCCGGACATGGTAGCCGAGCTGGAAGCTCATGTGGACGATATCAACTACGAAGTGGCCATCGAGCGGGAAAAGCTGGTGCGCCACGACGTTATGAGCCACGTCTACGCCTACGGTCAGCAGTGCCCCAAGGCGGCAGGCATCATCCATCTGGGTGCTACCAGCTGCTATGTGGGCGATAACACCGATATCATCGTGATGCGGCAGGGCCTTGAGCTGGTGCGCAAAAAGCTGGTGGGTGTGCTGGCAAAGCTGGCACACTTTGCCAAGGAGTACAAGGATATGCCCTGCATGGCCTACACCCACTGCCAGCCCGCACAGCCCACCACCGTGGGCAAGCGCGCTACCCTGTGGGCCAACGAGCTGGTGATGGATCTGGCCGAGATCGACCATCGTCTGGCCACCCTGCAGCTGCGCGGTGTCAAGGGCACCACCGGCACGCAGGCCTCCTTTATGGAGCTGTTCAAGGGCGATGCCGACAAGATCCGCGCCGTGGATGCTTCCATTGCAAAGGAGATGGGCTTTGACCCCAAGGCCGTTGTGCCGGTGTCCGGCCAGACTTACAGCCGCAAGGTGGATGCTTTTATCCTGAACGCGCTGGCAGGTATTGGTCAGAGCTGCATGAAGTTTGCCACCGACCTGCGCCTGCTGGCAAACTTCAAGGAGATGGAGGAGCCCTTTGAGAAGAACCAGATCGGTTCCTCTGCCATGCCCTATAAGCGCAACCCCATGCGCTGCGAGCGCATCTGCGCCCTTGCCCGCTACCTGATGGTGGATGTGCTGAACCCCAGCTTTACCACCGGCTGCCAGTGGTTTGAGCGCACGCTGGACGACAGCGCCAACAAGCGCGTGGCTATGGCTGAGGGCTTCCTTGCCACTGATGCCATCCTGAACATCATGCTCAACGTTACCGATGGTCTGGTGGTGTACCCCAAGGTGGTGCGCAGCCGCCTGATGGCCGAGCTGCCCTTTATGGCCAGCGAGAACATCATGATGCAGGCTGTGGAAAAGGGCGGCAACCGTCAGGAACTGCACGAGCGCCTGCGTCAGCACGCCATCGCCGCCGGTAAGCAGGTCAAGGAAGAGGGTCTGCCCAACGATATGGTGGATCGTATTGCCGCAGACCCGGCCTTTGGCCTGACCCGCGAGGAGATCGTGGCAGGGCTGGTGCCGGAGAACTTTGTGGGCCGTGCACCCCAGCAGGTGGAGGAGTTCATCGCCAACGTCCTGCAGCCCATCTTTGATGCGGACCCTGAGGATGTGGAGCAGCACGCCTCCCTGAGCGTCTGA
- a CDS encoding PucR family transcriptional regulator: MANRVFQSVIYQMKDAINRVVGVVDETGAVISCSELNLIGEVREGYMAERLNAGDRFVRDGYTYQQFSNAKHNDYAVFVEGADETAGQFAGVLAISLQSIKQYHDEKFDKSNFIKNVVLDNILPGDIYAKARELHFATDVSRVVFIVRVISGGDISAYDVVSSLFPDKQKDFVFNISETDTVLVKEIRKGIDRTDMEKLAASIVDTLSGEHYIKAVVGIGTPIANVKDLATSFKEAQIAMEVSKVFDTEKQIIRYDNLGIARLIYQLPTTVCEMFLREVFKQGSIESLDQETLFTIQRFFENNLNVSETSRGLFVHRNTLVYRLEKIKKLTGLDLREFDDAIVFKVALMVKKYLSNNPAKY; this comes from the coding sequence ATGGCCAATAGAGTATTTCAAAGCGTGATCTACCAGATGAAGGACGCGATCAATCGGGTGGTCGGCGTTGTGGATGAGACCGGCGCTGTCATTTCCTGCTCGGAGCTGAACCTGATCGGCGAGGTGCGCGAGGGCTATATGGCCGAGCGCCTGAACGCAGGCGACCGCTTTGTGCGCGACGGCTATACTTACCAGCAGTTCTCCAACGCCAAGCATAACGATTATGCCGTGTTCGTGGAGGGCGCCGACGAGACTGCAGGGCAGTTTGCCGGTGTGCTGGCCATCAGCCTGCAGAGCATCAAGCAGTACCACGACGAAAAATTCGATAAGTCCAACTTTATCAAGAACGTGGTGCTGGACAACATCCTGCCCGGCGATATCTACGCCAAGGCACGGGAGCTGCACTTTGCCACCGATGTCTCCCGCGTGGTGTTCATTGTGCGGGTGATCAGCGGCGGCGATATCTCTGCCTATGATGTGGTCAGCAGCCTGTTCCCCGATAAGCAGAAGGACTTTGTGTTCAATATCAGCGAGACCGACACCGTGCTGGTCAAGGAGATCCGCAAGGGCATTGACCGCACCGATATGGAAAAGCTGGCTGCCAGCATCGTGGATACCCTCTCCGGCGAGCACTACATCAAGGCCGTGGTTGGCATTGGCACCCCCATTGCCAATGTGAAGGATCTGGCTACCTCCTTTAAGGAAGCCCAGATCGCCATGGAAGTGAGCAAGGTGTTCGATACCGAAAAGCAGATCATCCGCTACGATAATCTGGGCATTGCTCGTCTGATCTACCAGCTGCCCACCACCGTTTGCGAGATGTTCCTGCGCGAGGTGTTCAAGCAGGGCAGCATTGAAAGCCTGGATCAGGAGACCCTGTTCACCATCCAGCGCTTCTTCGAGAACAACCTGAATGTGTCCGAGACCAGCCGCGGCCTGTTTGTGCACCGCAATACGCTGGTGTATCGTCTGGAAAAGATCAAAAAGCTGACCGGTCTGGATCTGCGTGAGTTCGACGACGCTATCGTCTTTAAGGTAGCGCTGATGGTCAAGAAGTACCTGTCCAACAACCCGGCCAAATACTGA
- a CDS encoding cell division protein FtsX translates to MMRPSTFFFLTRRGVRNLGKHWAMTIACIASLSVCMTLNIFASLAEVNVGSMVAYLGSQNETVVYLDPECDDATAAQVGETLSAMPGVSGVQYVSKQDVLDTYRGYMQDYSSLWDEFETDNPFKANYRVTLSDLTQMESMSVKMQAIPGVVSVTAPVEMTNIFVEIQKAVTKGGRMIVLVLMVVSIITVGSTIRLSVFARRREIEIMKYVGATNRMVTLPFFVEGLTMGLISGILTAAVSLGCYSYVVNAAGGLGGIWQMLMGRALVPVANVLPTIVVTSLLSGAIVGGVGSMFSIRKHLNV, encoded by the coding sequence ATGATGCGACCCTCTACCTTCTTCTTCCTCACCCGGCGCGGTGTGCGCAACTTGGGCAAGCACTGGGCCATGACCATTGCCTGCATCGCTTCTTTGAGCGTGTGTATGACCCTGAACATCTTTGCCAGCTTGGCCGAGGTGAACGTGGGCAGCATGGTGGCCTATCTGGGCAGCCAGAACGAGACGGTTGTTTATCTGGATCCCGAATGTGATGATGCCACCGCCGCGCAGGTAGGCGAGACCCTTTCGGCCATGCCGGGGGTCAGCGGGGTGCAGTACGTTTCTAAACAGGATGTGCTTGACACTTACCGCGGCTATATGCAGGATTATTCCTCCCTGTGGGATGAATTTGAGACCGATAACCCCTTTAAGGCCAACTACCGGGTCACCCTGAGCGACCTGACCCAGATGGAGAGCATGAGCGTGAAGATGCAGGCCATCCCGGGCGTTGTCAGCGTTACCGCCCCGGTGGAGATGACCAATATCTTTGTGGAGATCCAGAAAGCCGTCACCAAGGGCGGCCGCATGATCGTGCTGGTGCTGATGGTGGTCAGCATCATCACAGTGGGCAGCACCATCCGCCTGAGCGTTTTTGCCCGCCGCCGCGAGATCGAGATCATGAAGTATGTGGGTGCCACCAACCGCATGGTCACCCTGCCTTTCTTTGTGGAGGGTCTGACCATGGGTCTGATCTCCGGTATCCTGACCGCAGCGGTCAGCCTTGGCTGCTACAGCTATGTGGTCAACGCCGCCGGTGGCTTGGGCGGCATCTGGCAGATGCTCATGGGCCGCGCACTGGTGCCGGTGGCAAACGTGCTGCCGACCATCGTGGTAACAAGCCTGCTCAGCGGTGCCATCGTAGGCGGCGTGGGCAGTATGTTCTCTATCCGCAAACATCTGAATGTGTGA
- a CDS encoding pseudouridine synthase, which translates to MRLDKYLAETAQCTRSEAKTMLAKGRVQVNGAVCKKGDTQLKDTDTVAVDGAPLRYQKFVYLMLNKPEGVVSASTDKRDTTVVDLVGDAYPRRELFPAGRLDKTSTGFVLLTDDGGFAHDILSPRHHVSKTYTVTIDTPLTQEMCTGFAAGVTLADGTALSPAEVTALSPDGCTVRVVLRQGVYHQIKRMFGVYGAGVNALHREAIGGLALDAQLAPGQWRELSNEEVAKITR; encoded by the coding sequence ATGCGATTGGATAAATATCTGGCCGAGACTGCCCAGTGCACCCGCAGCGAGGCCAAAACCATGCTGGCAAAGGGTCGCGTGCAGGTGAACGGCGCGGTGTGCAAAAAAGGGGACACCCAGCTGAAGGATACCGACACCGTGGCAGTGGATGGTGCGCCGCTGCGCTATCAGAAATTCGTTTACCTCATGCTCAATAAGCCCGAGGGGGTGGTGAGCGCTTCTACCGATAAGCGGGATACCACCGTGGTGGATCTGGTAGGGGACGCCTACCCCCGGCGGGAGCTGTTCCCGGCAGGTCGGCTGGACAAGACCAGCACCGGCTTTGTGCTGCTGACCGATGACGGCGGCTTTGCCCACGATATCCTGTCTCCCCGGCACCATGTGTCCAAGACCTACACTGTGACCATCGACACCCCGCTCACGCAGGAGATGTGCACCGGCTTTGCGGCGGGGGTCACGCTGGCGGACGGCACCGCCCTTTCACCCGCCGAGGTGACCGCCCTTTCCCCGGATGGGTGCACCGTGCGGGTGGTGCTGCGGCAGGGGGTGTACCATCAGATCAAACGGATGTTCGGCGTGTACGGTGCTGGGGTGAATGCTTTGCACCGGGAGGCCATTGGCGGCCTTGCACTGGATGCACAGCTTGCCCCGGGACAGTGGCGGGAGCTTTCTAACGAAGAAGTGGCAAAAATTACCAGATAA